Proteins encoded within one genomic window of Panacibacter microcysteis:
- a CDS encoding LytR/AlgR family response regulator transcription factor, which translates to MIKCIAVDDEPLALSLLEDYISKISFLQLVAKCSDAFEAQKALQQHDVDLIFIDIQMPGLTGLQFIQSLTSRPMVILVTAYEKFALEGFNLNVVDYVLKPVELSRFMQACNKANELYELKNQQKNNTTPAAGYFFVNVDYSLLKVMFNDIIWIEGLRDYVKLHLKSSSKPLMIRMTLKAVEDELPPANFIRIHRSFVVAVDSITSIRKSSVFIGDIELPVGDTYKEVINQLTGKNSL; encoded by the coding sequence ATGATAAAATGCATAGCTGTAGATGATGAGCCGCTGGCGCTAAGCTTACTGGAAGACTATATAAGCAAGATTTCTTTTTTGCAACTTGTTGCCAAATGCAGCGACGCCTTTGAAGCGCAGAAAGCCTTACAACAGCACGATGTTGACCTTATATTTATCGACATACAAATGCCGGGCCTTACAGGCCTGCAGTTTATACAAAGCCTCACGAGCCGGCCCATGGTTATACTGGTAACGGCATACGAAAAGTTTGCGCTGGAAGGGTTTAATCTTAACGTTGTAGACTATGTTTTGAAACCCGTAGAGTTAAGCCGTTTTATGCAGGCATGCAATAAAGCCAATGAGCTATACGAGTTAAAAAATCAGCAGAAAAATAATACAACACCTGCAGCCGGTTATTTTTTTGTAAACGTTGATTACAGTCTCTTAAAAGTCATGTTCAACGATATTATATGGATAGAAGGACTCAGGGATTATGTAAAGCTCCATTTAAAATCTTCTTCAAAACCGTTAATGATACGCATGACTTTGAAAGCGGTAGAAGATGAATTGCCTCCGGCAAATTTTATACGCATTCATCGCTCGTTTGTGGTAGCTGTAGACAGTATTACATCCATACGTAAAAGCAGTGTGTTTATTGGTGATATTGAACTGCCTGTCGGCGATACCTACAAAGAAGTGATCAACCAGCTTACCGGTAAGAACAGCTTATAA
- a CDS encoding O-methyltransferase — protein sequence MLNDQQVNLPAHYLSIKEASAKISFSMPSDLQTGCLLRTLVAAKPNGTYLELGTGTGLSLAWMVEGMTAQSTLITIDTSETYQAVAKVYFGKDKRVQFVSEDAANWITANRHKKFDLVFADAWPGKYELLNETLNMLNTGGLYIIDDMLPQPNWPAGHEKHVERLIKQIEANASLQITKLNWSTGIVIVTKNGILL from the coding sequence ATGCTAAACGACCAGCAAGTAAACTTACCTGCACATTATCTTTCCATTAAAGAAGCATCAGCAAAGATCAGTTTCTCCATGCCTTCTGATCTGCAAACAGGATGCCTGTTGAGAACGCTGGTTGCTGCCAAACCAAACGGAACTTATCTTGAACTGGGTACAGGTACGGGTCTTTCACTTGCCTGGATGGTGGAGGGAATGACAGCACAATCTACACTCATCACTATAGACACCAGTGAAACATACCAGGCGGTAGCAAAAGTGTATTTCGGTAAAGACAAACGTGTGCAGTTTGTTTCTGAAGACGCAGCAAACTGGATAACCGCCAACAGGCATAAAAAATTTGACCTTGTATTTGCTGATGCATGGCCGGGAAAATATGAATTGCTCAACGAAACATTGAATATGCTTAATACCGGCGGCTTGTATATTATAGATGACATGCTGCCACAACCTAACTGGCCGGCCGGCCATGAAAAACATGTAGAACGGCTGATAAAGCAAATAGAAGCAAACGCTTCTTTACAAATTACCAAACTAAACTGGTCTACAGGCATTGTGATTGTTACAAAAAACGGCATTCTTTTATAA
- the ilvC gene encoding ketol-acid reductoisomerase, producing MAKLNFGGVEENVVTREEFPLSKAQEILKNETVAVIGYGVQGPGQALNQRDNGINVIVGQRKNSKTWDKAVADGFVPGETLFEIEEALQRGTIICYLLSDAAQIELWPTVKKNLTAGKALYFSHGFGITFNEQTGIIPPPDVDVFLVAPKGSGTSLRRMFLQGRGLNSSYAIFQDATGKAKDRVVALGIAVGSGYLFETDFKKEVYSDLTGERGTLMGCIQGVFAAQYQVLRERGHSPSEAFNETVEELTQSLMPLVAENGMDWMYANCSTTAQRGALDWWKKFRDATLPVFNELYTSVATGKESQRSIDSNSQPDYREKLNEELKELRESEMWQAGKTVRSLRPENQQ from the coding sequence ATGGCAAAGTTAAATTTCGGCGGAGTGGAAGAAAACGTTGTAACACGTGAAGAATTTCCACTTTCCAAAGCACAGGAAATTTTAAAAAATGAAACAGTAGCTGTAATTGGTTATGGCGTGCAGGGCCCGGGCCAGGCGCTTAACCAACGTGATAATGGCATCAACGTAATTGTTGGTCAGCGTAAAAATTCCAAAACATGGGACAAAGCTGTGGCAGATGGTTTTGTACCAGGCGAAACATTGTTTGAAATTGAAGAAGCATTACAACGCGGTACCATTATTTGCTACCTGCTGAGCGATGCTGCACAAATAGAATTATGGCCCACTGTAAAGAAAAATCTTACTGCAGGTAAAGCTTTATATTTCTCTCACGGTTTCGGCATTACGTTCAACGAGCAAACAGGCATTATACCTCCGCCGGATGTTGATGTGTTCCTGGTTGCACCAAAAGGTTCAGGTACATCTTTGCGCAGAATGTTCCTGCAGGGCCGTGGTTTAAACAGCTCTTATGCCATCTTCCAGGATGCAACAGGTAAAGCAAAAGATCGCGTTGTTGCACTGGGCATTGCAGTAGGCAGCGGTTATCTTTTCGAAACAGATTTCAAAAAAGAAGTTTACAGTGATCTTACCGGAGAGCGTGGTACACTCATGGGTTGCATACAAGGTGTGTTTGCTGCACAGTACCAGGTACTGCGCGAAAGAGGACACTCTCCTTCTGAAGCATTCAACGAAACAGTTGAAGAACTTACCCAATCACTTATGCCGCTGGTTGCGGAAAATGGTATGGACTGGATGTATGCAAACTGCTCTACCACTGCACAGCGTGGTGCGCTGGACTGGTGGAAAAAGTTTCGCGATGCAACATTGCCCGTATTCAACGAACTATATACAAGCGTGGCTACAGGTAAAGAATCTCAGCGTTCCATTGACTCAAACTCGCAGCCTGATTACCGCGAAAAATTAAACGAGGAATTAAAAGAACTGCGCGAAAGTGAAATGTGGCAGGCTGGTAAAACAGTACGCTCACTGCGCCCGGAAAATCAGCAGTAA
- the ilvN gene encoding acetolactate synthase small subunit — translation MKQEYTITVYTENQVGLLNRIAIIFTRRKINIDSLNTSPSEVESVHRFTIVINETEDVVRKLCRQIEKQVEVLKAYYNTNEEIVWQELAMYKVPTDVIAEKVKVERLLREYGAKAVVIRHDYTVFETSGHREEIDSLMKALEPYGLIEFVRSARVAIIKSSAGFHEKLKEFERKQPGEDVIENEYLNKQEEVFTM, via the coding sequence ATGAAACAAGAATATACCATAACAGTTTATACTGAAAACCAGGTTGGTTTGTTAAACCGTATAGCCATCATTTTTACACGCAGGAAAATAAATATAGACAGCTTAAACACCTCACCCTCTGAAGTAGAAAGCGTACATCGTTTTACAATCGTCATCAACGAAACGGAAGATGTGGTACGCAAGCTTTGCAGGCAGATAGAAAAACAGGTGGAGGTGTTAAAAGCATACTACAATACCAACGAAGAAATAGTATGGCAGGAGCTTGCAATGTATAAAGTGCCTACAGATGTTATTGCAGAAAAAGTAAAAGTAGAAAGACTATTGCGTGAATACGGTGCAAAAGCAGTGGTTATACGCCACGACTACACCGTGTTTGAAACATCGGGCCACCGCGAAGAAATAGATAGCCTGATGAAGGCGCTGGAACCTTATGGCCTTATTGAGTTTGTAAGAAGTGCAAGAGTAGCCATCATCAAGAGCAGTGCAGGTTTTCACGAAAAACTAAAAGAGTTTGAACGCAAACAACCAGGCGAAGACGTGATAGAAAATGAATACCTGAATAAACAGGAAGAAGTGTTTACCATGTAG
- the ilvB gene encoding biosynthetic-type acetolactate synthase large subunit — METLELTKEKITTSTTENISGSEAVLKALIAEGVTTIFGYPGGAIMPIYDALFDYEDKLKHILVRHEQGGIHAAQGYARTSGDVGVVFATSGPGATNLVTGLADAQIDSTPVVCITGQVFAHLLGTDAFQETDVINITTPVTKWNYQVTDATEIPAALAKAFYIARSGRPGPVLIDITKNAQIQKFDYKGYEKCDHIRSYRPAPIIRKEYVEEAAKLINEAAKPFVIFGQGVILGRAEKEFKAFIEKGGLPAAWTILGLSALETDHPLNVGMLGMHGNYGPNVLTNDCDVLIAVGMRFDDRVTGRLDKYAKQAKIIHLDIDPAEIDKNVKTAVPVWGDCKETLPMLTALIEKKSHTQWVQRFNDMMQEEHDLVITQEMHPASDDMSMAEVLDALNELTKGDAVIVTDVGQHQMIACRYAKFVQSKSNVTSGGLGTMGFALPAAIGAKYGAPHRTVVAIIGDGGFQMTLQEMGTIMQFGAAVKILILNNNFLGMVRQWQELFHSRRYSFVDIQSPDFVTIAKGYGIAGRSVNDRANLKTALKEMLDHDGSYLLEVMVGKENNVFPMVPQGCSVAEIRLK; from the coding sequence ATGGAAACACTTGAATTAACAAAAGAAAAAATTACTACCAGTACAACAGAAAATATAAGTGGCAGCGAGGCTGTGTTGAAAGCATTGATAGCCGAAGGCGTAACCACCATATTCGGTTATCCCGGTGGCGCTATCATGCCCATATATGACGCCCTGTTTGATTACGAAGACAAACTTAAACACATCCTGGTGCGCCATGAACAAGGCGGTATACATGCAGCACAGGGCTATGCCAGGACAAGCGGCGATGTGGGTGTGGTGTTTGCTACAAGTGGCCCGGGCGCAACCAACCTTGTTACCGGTCTTGCAGATGCACAAATAGACAGCACACCGGTTGTGTGCATAACAGGCCAGGTATTTGCCCATTTGCTGGGTACAGACGCGTTCCAGGAAACAGATGTAATCAACATTACAACACCGGTAACAAAATGGAACTACCAGGTTACAGATGCCACTGAAATACCTGCAGCTTTGGCCAAAGCATTTTATATAGCAAGAAGTGGCAGACCAGGCCCGGTACTGATTGATATTACAAAAAATGCACAAATACAAAAGTTTGATTACAAGGGCTACGAAAAGTGCGATCATATTCGCAGTTACCGGCCTGCACCAATCATCCGCAAAGAATACGTGGAAGAAGCTGCAAAACTTATTAACGAAGCAGCAAAGCCGTTCGTAATATTCGGCCAGGGTGTTATTCTTGGCCGTGCCGAAAAAGAATTTAAAGCTTTCATTGAAAAAGGTGGTTTACCTGCAGCATGGACCATACTCGGCCTGAGCGCATTGGAAACTGATCACCCGCTAAATGTTGGTATGTTAGGTATGCACGGTAATTACGGGCCAAATGTATTAACCAATGATTGCGATGTACTGATTGCTGTAGGTATGCGCTTCGATGATCGTGTTACCGGCCGTTTAGATAAATACGCCAAACAGGCAAAGATCATTCACCTGGATATTGACCCTGCGGAAATTGATAAGAATGTAAAAACCGCTGTGCCGGTATGGGGCGATTGTAAGGAAACCCTGCCCATGCTTACAGCATTAATAGAAAAGAAATCGCATACGCAATGGGTACAGCGTTTTAATGATATGATGCAGGAAGAGCACGATCTTGTGATTACGCAGGAAATGCACCCTGCATCTGATGATATGAGCATGGCAGAAGTGCTCGATGCGCTAAACGAACTAACAAAAGGAGACGCAGTTATTGTAACAGATGTTGGTCAGCACCAGATGATCGCGTGCCGCTATGCAAAGTTTGTACAAAGCAAAAGTAATGTTACATCGGGTGGTCTTGGCACCATGGGTTTTGCATTGCCCGCAGCTATAGGGGCAAAATACGGTGCGCCCCACAGAACAGTTGTGGCTATCATCGGAGACGGCGGATTCCAGATGACGCTGCAGGAAATGGGTACCATTATGCAGTTTGGCGCCGCTGTAAAAATTCTTATACTCAACAATAATTTCCTGGGCATGGTGCGCCAGTGGCAGGAGTTGTTTCACTCAAGAAGGTATTCATTTGTAGATATTCAAAGCCCTGATTTTGTAACCATTGCTAAAGGCTACGGTATAGCCGGAAGATCTGTGAATGACAGGGCCAATCTAAAAACAGCGCTCAAAGAAATGCTCGACCATGATGGGTCTTACCTGCTTGAAGTAATGGTAGGTAAAGAAAACAATGTATTTCCAATGGTGCCACAGGGCTGTAGTGTGGCAGAGATTAGATTGAAATAG
- a CDS encoding DinB family protein: MTKQYFKELAAFNLWANNIACGWLGQISDEQWNRHVTSSFNSIQETVLHILSAEKAWLQRFRNETVEWLQATYKGSREEHITLWKETSAQLKSFIDDFDEQALNTNLDFKRLNGVPYSMPYYQLFAHVVNHATYHRGQLVTMLRQVGFNEISSTDLLGYYR; this comes from the coding sequence ATGACCAAGCAGTATTTTAAAGAACTGGCAGCATTTAACCTGTGGGCAAACAATATTGCCTGCGGCTGGCTCGGGCAGATTAGCGATGAACAGTGGAACCGGCATGTTACCAGCAGCTTTAACAGCATACAGGAAACTGTTTTGCATATCCTCAGCGCTGAAAAAGCATGGCTGCAGCGTTTCAGGAACGAAACGGTTGAGTGGCTGCAGGCAACTTACAAAGGCAGCAGGGAAGAACACATCACCCTTTGGAAAGAAACATCAGCGCAATTGAAATCTTTTATCGATGATTTTGATGAGCAGGCACTCAACACAAACCTTGATTTTAAAAGATTAAATGGCGTTCCTTATTCTATGCCTTATTACCAGCTATTTGCACACGTCGTCAACCACGCAACATATCACCGCGGGCAATTGGTGACAATGTTGCGGCAGGTAGGTTTTAACGAAATCAGCTCAACTGATCTGTTGGGCTACTACCGGTAA
- a CDS encoding ORF6N domain-containing protein codes for MAKPAVTICYRSRKKTGNNHVMQSQIVTALQSRSNTSAAPYAFTEQGVAMLSGIFKQ; via the coding sequence ATGGCAAAACCTGCAGTCACAATTTGTTACCGCAGTAGAAAAAAAACTGGTAACAATCACGTAATGCAGTCACAAATTGTGACCGCATTACAGAGCAGAAGCAATACAAGCGCAGCGCCTTATGCATTTACAGAACAGGGCGTTGCCATGCTGAGCGGCATATTTAAACAGTGA
- the ilvD gene encoding dihydroxy-acid dehydratase produces the protein MAELNKYSKTLTQDPTQPGAQAMYYAIGFTEEDFAKAQVGIASMGWDGNPCNMHLNDLATAVRASVNNVNGLLGLRFHTIGVSDGISMGTDGMRYSLVSRDVIADSIETNAGAQYYDAIIGIPGCDKNMPGTIMAMGRLNRPSIMLYGGTIAPGHYKGQDDLNIVSAFEALGQKIAGNLTEADFKGIVQHACPGAGACGGMYTANTMASAIEAMGMSLPYSSSNPALSDEKQKECAAIGDAIKVLLEKDIKPKDIMTRKAFENAITVIMVLGGSTNAVLHMIAIAKSVGVPLTQDDFQVISDKTPVLADFKPSGKYMMQDLHKYGGVPAVMKYLLGKGLLHGDCLTVTGKTVAENLAGAPDLDFEKQDIIMPLEKPIKATGHLQILYGNLAEGGSVAKISGKEGERFEGTARVFDGEHDLIKGLASGRVHAGDVVVIKNIGPKGAPGMPEMLKPTGAIIGAGLGKSVALITDGRFSGGTHGFVVGHITPEAVEGGLIGLVQDEDIIEIDATKNTLTLKVADDVIAQRKAEWVKPAPKATNGILYKYAKCVKSAAEGCVTDED, from the coding sequence ATGGCTGAACTGAATAAATATTCGAAGACATTAACACAGGACCCTACACAGCCTGGCGCCCAGGCCATGTACTACGCTATTGGTTTTACAGAAGAAGATTTTGCAAAAGCACAGGTAGGTATTGCAAGTATGGGCTGGGATGGCAACCCCTGTAATATGCACCTGAACGATCTTGCAACGGCGGTTCGGGCAAGTGTAAATAATGTAAATGGTTTGCTTGGTCTGCGCTTTCATACCATTGGTGTAAGTGATGGCATCAGCATGGGTACAGATGGCATGCGTTACAGCCTTGTAAGCCGCGATGTAATTGCTGACAGCATTGAAACAAATGCCGGCGCACAATATTATGATGCTATTATCGGTATACCCGGCTGCGATAAAAACATGCCCGGTACTATTATGGCAATGGGCAGGCTTAACCGCCCGTCTATCATGCTTTACGGCGGTACTATTGCGCCAGGCCACTATAAAGGCCAGGATGATCTCAATATCGTTTCTGCATTTGAAGCATTAGGTCAAAAAATTGCCGGTAACCTTACAGAGGCAGACTTCAAAGGCATTGTGCAACATGCGTGTCCCGGTGCCGGTGCATGCGGTGGCATGTACACGGCCAACACAATGGCCAGTGCTATAGAAGCAATGGGTATGAGTTTACCATACTCTTCTTCCAACCCCGCCCTCAGCGATGAAAAACAAAAAGAATGTGCAGCAATTGGTGATGCAATTAAAGTGTTGCTCGAAAAAGATATCAAGCCAAAAGATATTATGACACGCAAAGCATTTGAAAATGCTATTACTGTCATTATGGTACTGGGTGGTAGCACCAACGCGGTGTTACATATGATTGCCATTGCAAAAAGTGTTGGCGTACCTTTAACGCAGGATGACTTCCAGGTGATCAGTGATAAGACGCCGGTACTGGCAGATTTCAAGCCCAGCGGTAAATACATGATGCAGGACCTTCATAAATATGGCGGCGTTCCCGCAGTGATGAAATATTTGCTGGGTAAGGGCTTACTGCATGGAGATTGCTTAACGGTAACCGGCAAAACAGTGGCAGAAAATCTTGCCGGTGCGCCAGACCTGGATTTTGAAAAGCAGGATATTATTATGCCGCTCGAAAAACCAATCAAAGCCACAGGACATCTGCAGATTTTATATGGCAATCTTGCAGAAGGTGGCAGTGTTGCAAAGATCAGCGGTAAGGAAGGCGAACGTTTCGAAGGCACGGCCCGTGTGTTCGATGGCGAGCATGATCTCATCAAAGGCCTTGCTTCCGGCCGTGTGCATGCGGGCGATGTGGTGGTAATAAAAAATATTGGCCCCAAGGGAGCGCCAGGCATGCCTGAAATGTTGAAACCAACAGGCGCCATCATTGGCGCAGGCCTGGGCAAGTCCGTGGCATTGATTACAGATGGCAGGTTCAGCGGCGGCACACACGGTTTTGTGGTGGGCCATATAACGCCTGAGGCGGTAGAAGGTGGTCTTATAGGTCTTGTGCAGGACGAAGATATTATAGAGATCGATGCAACAAAAAACACCCTTACGCTAAAGGTAGCCGATGATGTGATTGCACAACGTAAAGCCGAATGGGTTAAACCTGCGCCAAAAGCAACAAACGGAATTTTGTATAAATATGCAAAGTGTGTAAAAAGTGCTGCTGAAGGTTGTGTTACAGATGAAGATTAA
- a CDS encoding branched-chain amino acid transaminase — protein MAAYYNNETILWLNGEFVKASEAKMDFYSQSLHYGYAVFEGIRSYKTTGGETKIFKAEEHFDRLRNSARAINMPYTWSNETLINATYEVLQRNNLDNAYIRPVVYAPVNMSFVKNDVSYIVIEVWEMAPFFGEKLLRIMTSSFQRPNPKAFKITAKASGHYVNSILASQEAKANGYDEALLTDMNGYVAEGVGANMFYEKDGKLFTPATGNILPGITRATVLELCHELGIEAEEKQITLAEVKDADAAFFCGTAAEVIGWESFDDIPFKKNWKETVSRKIQQAYSARVTEADIVVEA, from the coding sequence ATGGCAGCATACTACAACAATGAAACCATACTCTGGTTAAACGGGGAGTTTGTAAAGGCATCTGAAGCCAAAATGGATTTTTACAGCCAGTCTTTGCATTATGGCTACGCCGTTTTTGAAGGTATACGCTCCTATAAAACGACAGGTGGTGAAACCAAAATATTCAAGGCTGAAGAACATTTCGACCGACTGAGAAACTCAGCCCGGGCTATAAACATGCCTTACACCTGGAGCAATGAAACACTTATCAATGCAACTTATGAAGTGTTACAACGTAATAATCTTGACAATGCCTATATAAGACCTGTTGTATACGCACCGGTAAATATGAGCTTCGTAAAAAATGATGTCTCTTATATTGTAATAGAAGTTTGGGAAATGGCACCTTTCTTCGGTGAAAAGCTGTTGCGCATTATGACCTCTTCTTTTCAAAGGCCCAATCCAAAAGCTTTTAAAATTACTGCCAAAGCAAGCGGTCATTATGTAAACTCTATACTGGCAAGCCAGGAAGCAAAAGCAAACGGTTACGATGAAGCGCTGCTGACAGATATGAATGGCTATGTTGCCGAAGGTGTTGGTGCAAACATGTTTTATGAAAAAGATGGCAAGCTGTTTACACCTGCTACGGGCAATATACTTCCGGGCATTACCAGGGCTACCGTTTTAGAATTATGCCATGAACTTGGCATTGAAGCCGAAGAAAAACAAATAACACTGGCAGAGGTAAAAGATGCAGATGCCGCATTCTTTTGCGGCACAGCTGCCGAAGTTATTGGCTGGGAAAGTTTTGATGATATCCCATTCAAAAAAAACTGGAAAGAAACAGTGAGCCGAAAAATTCAGCAGGCTTATTCGGCCAGAGTTACTGAAGCAGACATTGTAGTAGAGGCATAG
- the leuB gene encoding 3-isopropylmalate dehydrogenase, producing MKKNITVINGDGIGPEVTAQSVKVLNAIADRYDHEFNYHYCLMGADAIDKTGEPLPDATIAACLNSDAVLFGAIGHPKYDNDPSARVRPEQGLLKLRKVLQLYANIRPITTYSSLQHLSPLKPKHLENIDFIIFRELTGGIYFGKKELSADENIALDECIYSTDEIVRIAKLAFEFAGNRKHKVTLVDKANVLETSRLWRKVVKQVALQYPNVSVDYMFVDNAAMQIILNPQQFDVILTENMFGDILSDEASVLTGSLGLSPSASVGAGTAMFEPIHGSYPQAAGKDIANPLGSILSTAMMLEYMQMHEEAAVVRQAVQWTLQNRFVTKDIDPINFYFTSTIGDLVADFITNKITGEVNLNNIELRKSTII from the coding sequence ATGAAAAAAAACATTACAGTTATAAACGGAGACGGTATAGGTCCGGAAGTTACTGCACAGTCTGTAAAAGTGCTTAACGCAATTGCAGACCGTTACGACCATGAATTCAATTACCACTATTGCTTAATGGGAGCAGATGCAATTGACAAAACAGGAGAACCACTGCCTGATGCGACCATTGCTGCCTGCCTGAACAGTGACGCTGTTTTATTTGGAGCAATCGGTCATCCGAAATATGACAATGACCCCTCCGCCCGGGTACGGCCCGAGCAGGGCTTACTGAAGCTGCGCAAAGTATTGCAGCTTTATGCCAATATCAGGCCGATAACGACCTACAGTTCTTTACAACATCTTTCCCCTTTAAAACCGAAACATCTCGAAAACATAGATTTCATCATATTCAGGGAACTGACAGGCGGCATTTACTTTGGCAAAAAAGAATTGAGTGCAGATGAAAATATAGCGCTCGACGAGTGCATTTACTCAACAGATGAAATTGTACGCATTGCAAAGCTGGCCTTTGAATTTGCAGGCAACCGCAAACATAAAGTTACACTGGTTGATAAAGCAAATGTTCTTGAAACATCCAGGCTATGGAGAAAGGTTGTTAAACAGGTTGCGTTACAATACCCGAATGTATCAGTTGACTACATGTTCGTTGATAATGCTGCCATGCAAATCATTCTCAATCCCCAACAGTTTGATGTGATTTTGACGGAAAATATGTTTGGGGATATTTTAAGCGATGAGGCCAGCGTTTTAACAGGATCTCTTGGCCTTTCTCCTTCCGCATCTGTTGGTGCGGGTACAGCAATGTTTGAGCCTATTCATGGTTCTTACCCGCAGGCCGCAGGGAAAGATATTGCGAACCCGCTAGGTTCAATACTCTCAACAGCAATGATGTTGGAATATATGCAAATGCACGAAGAAGCTGCTGTGGTAAGGCAAGCCGTACAATGGACATTGCAAAACCGTTTCGTAACAAAAGACATTGATCCGATCAATTTCTATTTTACTTCTACAATCGGCGACCTTGTTGCAGATTTTATAACCAACAAAATAACCGGCGAAGTAAACCTTAACAATATTGAGTTGAGAAAGTCAACGATCATATAA
- a CDS encoding ATP-binding cassette domain-containing protein encodes MQQSSVIVNNLSIQLQGQTLLNDISFTLYKQQHLAITGASGSGKTMLAKALAGKIFHHGSIVFCAGTTLHFVEQHYHFKTKSNTQDFYYQQRYNSFDNDDALSVWEELVKVTAEEQKINGLLDELQLSHRKHAPLLQLSSGEHKRFQLVKALLAPASVLILDEPFVGLDSKSRQKLNNILWSAAKGGTQIICITEGHEIPCCITHIANLEAGKLVYFGPAEEMNHSFAGKQHTFTPIYHFPKLPQQEEKYFTNAICMENVCVTYGDKQILSNITWTVKKGEHWLLKGHNGAGKSTLLSLVYGDNPQAYANNIYLFDKKRGSGESIWDVKKNIGFVSPELQWYFNSTITVHDAIGSGFFDTIGLFRKLSTIQHNIIEQWLDLLRLSHVTQKPLSTISASEQRLTLLLRALVKDPPLLLLDEPCQGLDENQTQHFVHLIDTLCVQLNKTLIYISHYENEIPACINKVIALKEGRQTIYSLNRQTAIA; translated from the coding sequence ATGCAGCAATCATCTGTCATAGTAAACAATCTCAGTATACAACTACAAGGTCAAACCCTGCTGAATGATATTTCATTTACGTTATACAAGCAGCAACACCTTGCCATCACCGGCGCATCAGGCAGCGGTAAAACAATGTTGGCCAAAGCACTGGCGGGTAAAATATTTCATCATGGCAGTATTGTATTTTGTGCCGGTACCACGTTGCATTTTGTAGAACAGCATTACCATTTCAAAACAAAGTCAAACACACAGGATTTTTATTACCAGCAGCGTTATAACAGTTTCGACAATGACGACGCACTTTCTGTTTGGGAAGAACTGGTGAAGGTTACAGCAGAGGAGCAAAAAATCAATGGATTATTAGATGAGTTACAGCTGTCACACAGGAAGCATGCCCCCTTATTGCAGTTATCAAGTGGCGAGCATAAACGTTTTCAACTGGTAAAAGCATTGCTTGCACCAGCATCTGTATTAATACTGGACGAGCCTTTTGTAGGTCTGGATAGCAAAAGCAGGCAGAAACTAAACAACATTTTATGGTCTGCAGCAAAAGGCGGCACACAAATTATCTGCATCACAGAAGGGCATGAAATACCGTGTTGCATTACACACATTGCTAACCTTGAAGCGGGAAAACTGGTTTACTTTGGCCCCGCAGAAGAAATGAATCATTCATTTGCCGGAAAGCAACATACATTTACACCTATATATCACTTTCCAAAATTACCACAACAGGAAGAAAAATATTTCACCAATGCTATCTGCATGGAGAATGTTTGTGTAACATATGGCGATAAACAAATACTGAGCAATATAACCTGGACTGTAAAAAAAGGAGAACATTGGTTATTGAAAGGTCACAATGGTGCCGGTAAATCAACTTTGCTAAGCCTTGTATACGGAGATAATCCGCAGGCCTATGCAAACAACATTTACCTGTTCGATAAAAAAAGAGGTTCGGGAGAAAGCATCTGGGATGTAAAAAAAAATATCGGCTTTGTATCGCCGGAACTGCAATGGTACTTTAACAGCACCATTACTGTTCACGATGCAATCGGGTCAGGTTTTTTTGACACGATTGGCCTCTTCAGAAAACTTAGTACAATTCAACATAACATCATTGAACAATGGTTGGATCTTTTACGACTTTCTCATGTGACCCAAAAGCCTCTCTCAACAATTTCAGCGAGTGAGCAACGATTGACTTTGCTGTTAAGGGCTTTAGTAAAAGATCCGCCATTGCTTCTTTTAGATGAACCATGCCAGGGCCTTGATGAAAATCAGACACAACATTTCGTTCATTTAATTGATACCTTATGTGTGCAGTTGAATAAAACACTGATCTACATAAGCCATTACGAGAACGAAATTCCGGCATGTATCAACAAAGTGATCGCGTTAAAAGAAGGAAGGCAAACTATCTATTCATTAAACAGGCAAACCGCTATAGCATAA